One window of Dermacentor andersoni chromosome 7, qqDerAnde1_hic_scaffold, whole genome shotgun sequence genomic DNA carries:
- the LOC140219462 gene encoding uncharacterized protein codes for MAVQAYIFDRPVDCTAIGISPSVSTTSELESMSNVETAISGALGHVVNAFEHPLDTSRKVHAFADAPHLFKCIRNRLYDKKVLKKGGKFIKWSCYDALFVADTKNATEQRVCPKLTYNHVNPSNMLKMRVKLATQIFSNSVAKGILFYERRGAPRLVNVEPTVEFTIFMNNLFDALNRRFPGEGLTIDCNDFKVLERASDWLDEWEEEVTKGEIPQDLFLSRSTAEGLRVTLKSARELSIFLLKKCDFRYVLTGKLNQDPLECFFGVIRQAGGQNEHPTFPTFLQLYRMLSLYSLLKPPRFGNCSASEKEQYGVVTLADLKNAYNSSASKELNKLHQLKERLDGLIDEGSWECDEVFEYDNNDASVVECIIYYVTGFVSRKIFNQTSCTTCKKALEGQKGSSKVPEAELVNCKTRGRLTHPNMHLYRLFMEAEEHFSKYANLGDAYDKTIDAVLENFTFTFPCTIHKEDILAKLLHYYISLRMRQYCRQLKRKHVEKGQDLRKMSKLV; via the exons ATGGCGGTCCAAGCCTACATTTTCGACAGGCCAGTCGACTGCACAGCAATAGGAATCAGCCCGTCTGTCTCAACAACATCTGAACTTGAGAGCATG AGCAATGTGGAGACAGCAATCAGCGGTGCTCTGGGGCATGTTGTAAATGCCTTTGAGCACCCACTGGATACATCACGAAAGGTGCATGCGTTCGCAGACGCACCTCATCTCTTCAAGTGCATACGCAATCGTCTGTATGACAAAAAAGTGTTGAAGAAAGGCGGAAAGTTCATTAAATGGTCTTGCTACGACGCCCTGTTTGTAGCAGACACCAAAAACGCAACTGAGCAGAGAGTATGCCCAAAATTGACGTACAACCATGTTAATCCTTCTAACATGCTTAAAATGAGAGTGAAATTGGCAACACAAATTTTCAGCAATTCCGTAGCAAAAGGAATTTTGTTTTACGAACGTAGAGGAGCACCTCGGCTGGTTAATGTCGAACCGACCGTTGAGTTCACAATCTTTATGAACAACTTATTTGATGCCCTGAACCGGCGGTTTCCAGGAGAAGGTCTGACTATAGACTGCAATGATTTTAAAGTTCTTGagagagcctctgattggcttgACGAATGGGAGGAAGAAGTTACAAAAGGAGAAATTCCTCAAGATCTCTTCCTAAGCCGGTCAACTGCGGAAGGATTAAGGGTGACGCTCAAATCTGCTCGTGAGCTGTCAATCTTCCTGTTGAAAAAGTGCGATTTCAGGTATGTCCTGACCGGAAAACTGAATCAGGACCCGTTGGAATGTTTTTTTGGTGTTATTCGACAAGCGGGTGGCCAAAACGAACATCCAACTTTCCCAACGTTCTTGCAACTGTACCGTATGCTGTCGCTTTACTCCCTCCTGAAGCCACCGCGGTTTGGTAACTGTTCAGCTTCCGAGAAAGAACAGTACGGCGTTGTGACCTTGGCTGACTTAAAGAACGCATATAACAGCTCGGCATCGAAGGAACTGAACAAGCTGCACCAGCTGAAAGAGCGGCTCGACGGCCTAATCGACGAAGGGAGCTGGGAGTGCGATGAAGTGTTTGAGTATGATAATAACGATGCAAGTGTTGTTGAGTGTATAATTTATTATGTTACAGGGTTTGTATCCAGGAAAATTTTCAATCAGACCTCCTGCACTACGTGCAAGAAAGCACTGGAGGGTCAGAAAGGCTCGTCAAAGGTGCCCGAAGCTGAGCTTGTTAATTGCAAAACAAGGGGCAGACTCACGCACCCTAACATGCACCTCTATCGGCTTTTCATGGAAGCTGAAGAACATTTCTCTAAATACGCAAATCTGGGAGATGCCTACGACAAAACAATTGATGCTGTACTAGAGAACTTCACTTTCACTTTCCCTTGTACTATCCACAAGGAGGACATTCTCGCCAAGCTACTCCATTATTATATAAGCCTTCGTATGCGTCAATACTGCCGTCAGTTGAAACGCAAGCACGTTGAAAAAGGCCAGGACTTGCGTAAAATGTCCAAACTTGTGTGA